The Tubulanus polymorphus chromosome 1, tnTubPoly1.2, whole genome shotgun sequence genome contains a region encoding:
- the LOC141915061 gene encoding POU domain, class 3, transcription factor 4-like, whose amino-acid sequence MATTTINPYIVTNCSLGTPSPSDSPIMQIPVSQPPQYHREMPEMKYMPPQNQNGHLLGHHHWGIPSHSDTSHWGHNMGHSGMHNQDLKPMQDTHPGTLHHRAPQQIHPAHTWHPSVSSSPLGMSNGSPQIQHHGYGMGMNGMLGTNQQMHPHLRDFGPEMVDHHDPHDHSDEDTPTSDDLEQFAKQFKQRRIKLGFTQADVGLALGTLYGNVFSQTTICRFEALQLSFKNMCKLKPLLQKWLEEADSTTGSPTSIDKIAAQGRKRKKRTSIEVTIKGALENHFLKQPKPSAQEISHLADQLQLEKEVVRVWFCNRRQKEKRMTPPAGTIGPNGEIISLEPNSPMHGSPIHGQTNCNSPLHHSSGSPLMQTHQNHQVPQSLAQTVPMAAHQHTHQTSPHHHHHHDIL is encoded by the coding sequence ATGGCTACGACAACGATAAATCCGTACATTGTCACGAACTGTTCACTTGGTACGCCGTCACCGTCGGACAGTCCTATAATGCAGATACCGGTGTCTCAACCACCGCAATACCACCGCGAAATGCCGGAGATGAAATATATGCCCCCTCAGAACCAAAATGGACATCTTTTAGGACATCATCACTGGGGCATACCGTCCCACTCGGATACTAGTCACTGGGGCCATAATATGGGACATAGTGGAATGCACAATCAGGACTTAAAACCAATGCAAGATACTCATCCAGGAACTTTACACCACCGGGCTCCACAGCAGATTCACCCAGCACACACATGGCACCCATCGGTCTCGTCGTCACCGTTGGGCATGTCAAACGGTTCGCCCCAGATCCAGCATCACGGCTACGGTATGGGTATGAATGGCATGCTCGGCACAAATCAACAGATGCATCCGCATCTCAGAGACTTTGGCCCAGAGATGGTGGACCATCACGATCCACACGATCATTCAGACGAGGATACGCCGACCTCTGATGACCTGGAGCAATTTGCCAAACAATTCAAACAGAGACGGATAAAACTCGGATTTACACAAGCGGACGTGGGACTGGCACTCGGAACACTATACGGTAACGTTTTTAGTCAAACAACAATTTGTCGTTTCGAAGCTTTGCAACTCAGTTTTAAGAACATGTGTAAGTTAAAACCGCTATTGCAGAAGTGGCTCGAGGAGGCCGATTCGACCACCGGCTCTCCTACTAGTATTGACAAAATTGCCGCTCAGGGTAGAAAACGTAAGAAGCGTACGAGTATTGAAGTAACTATTAAGGGAGctcttgaaaatcattttcttaaaCAACCGAAACCTTCTGCTCAGGAGATCTCTCATCTTGCCGATCAGTTACAATTAGAAAAAGAAGTCGTTCGCGTATGGTTTTGTAATAGGCGACAGAAAGAGAAGCGTATGACACCACCTGCGGGTACCATAGGTCCTAACGGCGAAATTATCTCATTAGAACCTAATAGTCCAATGCACGGGAGCCCGATCCATGGACAAACGAACTGTAATAGCCCGCTGCATCATTCAAGTGGGTCACCGTTAATGCAGACCCACCAGAACCATCAGGTACCTCAAAGTTTAGCTCAGACTGTTCCAATGGCAGCGCATCAACATACGCACCAAACATCACcgcatcatcatcaccatcacgATATTCTTTAG
- the LOC141915071 gene encoding placenta-specific gene 8 protein-like has protein sequence MMNPYQYNVQPMYGGYPTTLPPNPSAPYPPNNNMPEAKYVATPIVMQQPSPAISNANTCSVVVNAGGGGGGDGSGGNTDSSKERPWSTGIFAIFSDCKICMCVTCCYYCSMCDIATRMDESCFVGCCNIDAGGCSFPVGALALRVKLRTKYNIKGSILQDMCCLYWCHSCAVCQMMREMEKLKIGRV, from the exons ATGATGAACCCGTATCAATACAACGTTCAACCGATGTATGGCGGATATCCAACTACCCTACCGCCTAATCCTTCAGCACCATATCCACCAAATAACAACATGCCAGAAGCTAAGTATGTCGCCACGCCGATAGTCATGCAACAACCTTCACCCGCAATATCGAATGCGAATACCTGTTCGGTGGTGGTGAACGCTGGCGGAGGGGGTGGAGGAGATGGATCCGGAGGTAATACAGATTCAAGCAAGGAACGACCCTGGTCGACTGGAATATTCGCTATATTCAGCGACTGTAAGATCT GTATGTGCGTGACATGTTGTTACTACTGCAGTATGTGTGACATAGCAACAAGAATGGATGAATCTTGTTTTGTCGGATGCTGTAATATTGATGCTGGAGGATGCTCATTTCCTGTTGGAGCTTTAGCATTACGTGTAAAACTTAGAACAAAATACAACATTAAA ggttctATCCTCCAGGATATGTGTTGCTTATATTGGTGTCACTCGTGCGCAGTTTGCCAAATGATGCGTGAAATGGAAAAACTGAAGATCGGAAGAGTCTGA
- the LOC141915064 gene encoding cyclin-dependent kinase 7-like gives MADYDNEQEEKAKRYEKISFLGEGQFATVYKAKDTGNNDKIVAVKKIKIGTRIEAADGINRTALREIKLLQELHHPNIIGLVDIFGHKSNVSLVFDFMDTDLEVLIKDSSLIFTPAHIKCYVVQTLKGLEYLHHHWILHRDLKPNNLLLNENGVLKIGDFGLAKYYGSPNRIYTHQVVTRWYRAPELLFGARMYGVGIDIWAVGCIMAELLLRVPIFPGETDIDQLSKIFEVVGTPTEENWPDLKSLPDYIDFKPVPSIPFSSIFTAAGDDVLEMLETLLQLDPLKRCTATTGLKKPYFSNKPAPTPCHLLPRINGRDSQSNDSNKPNLKRKQLNDPDNLCAKKLMF, from the exons ATGGCAGATTACGACAATGAACAAGAGGAAAAAGCTAaaagatatgaaaaaatttcatttttaggtGAAGGACAG ttcgcCACTGTTTACAAAGCAAAAGATACcggaaataatgataaaatagtaGCTGTGAAGAAA ATTAAAATTGGCACGAGAATCGAAGCAGCTGATGGAATCAATCGTACTGCGCTGCGAGAAATAAAGCTACTACAAGAACTTCATCATCCGAATATCATTGGT TTGGTTGATATTTTCGGGCACAAATCCAATGTCAGTCTGGTGTTTGATTTTATGGATACTGATTTAGAA GTTCTTATAAAAGATTCAAGTTTGATTTTCACTCCAGCTCATATTAAATGCTATGTTGTTCAAACATTGAAAGGTTTAGAATACCTCCATCATCATTGGATCTTACATCGC GACTTGAAACCAAATAATTTACTGTTGAATGAAAATGGAGTGTTAAAAATCGGTGATTTTGGTTTGGCCAAGTATTATGGTTCTCCGAATAGGATATACACTCATCAAGTTGTGACCAG ATGGTACCGGGCTCCCGAATTGCTGTTTGGTGCCAGAATGTACGGGGTCGGAATTGATATCTGGGCTGTCGGATGTATTATGGCTGAGCTATTGTTACGT GTACCAATTTTTCCGGGGGAGACAGATATTGATCAGctgagtaaaatatttgaagttGTCGGTACTCCAACAGAAGAAAACTGGCCG GATCTGAAATCTCTACCAGACTATATCGATTTCAAACCAGTGCCAAGTATTCCATTTAGCTCTATATTTACTGCTGCTGGTGACGATGTTCTAGAAATGTTAGAAACATTACTACAGCTCGATCCTCTAAAACGATGCACAGCTACAACA GGTCTAAAGAAACCGTATTTTAGTAATAAACCAGCACCGACTCCATGCCATCTATTACCTCGCATTAATGGAAGAGATTCCCAGTCAAATGATTCTAATAAACCAAATTTGAAGAGAAAGCAGTTAAACGACCCTGATAATT tgTGCGCTAAGAAGTTGATGTTTTGA